The Halostagnicola larsenii XH-48 region CATCGTGCTCGTGATCACCTGCAAAATGTCCGAGCGCATTCGAGAGTCGGGTTTCGGGAAGTTGACGATTTCGTCGAAGCGTCGCCACGCCGCGGCGTCGAGTTGGTCGGGGTGGTTGGTCGCCCCGATGAGCAACACGTCGTCTTGAATCAGGGAGATGTTGTCAATGCTCTTCAAGAGCGTGTTGACCGCGCGTTTGAGCGCCGCGTGCTCGTCGCTTCGTCGAGTCTTCGCGACGGAATCGAACTCGTCGATAAAGAGGATACACGGCGAGAGCCGCTTTGCGACCTCGAAGGTCTTGTCGACGTTCTTGGCCGTCTCGCCCAAGTACTGACTCGTGATCATCGAGAGTTTGACCTCGACGAACGGCAGGTCCATGTCTCGAGCCAGCGCCTGCGCGGTCGAGGTTTTCCCGGTCCCCGGCGGCCCGACGAACAGGAGCTTTCCGATCTCTCGGAGCCCGATGTTCGCGAGGTAATCGCGGTGTTCGATCGCCTTCGCGATCTTGTCGATTTCGTCCTCCTGACTCTCGGTCAACACCAGATCGTCGAGCGTGATGTCGACCTCTTCGGGCGCGCGGATCTCGACCAGGTCGAGCATGTCGTCGTCCTCTTCCTCGTCGAAGTACTCCTCGAGCAGCCCGTCGATCCAGACGCGGTCGGCCTGGATCGGCCGATTTCGCTCTCTGGCTTCCTCGTGGTCGACGTCGAGGTCCTCGTGGTCCTCGAAGTGCTTTGCGAGGGTCGGGTTCTCGAGTACCCGCTCGTCGCTCGCCCGATCCGCGAACCAGTCCTCGGCCATGTCCCGCTGGGTGAGCGAGACGGTTCCGGAGAACTCGTCTCGGTCGGTGAACATGAGGTCGCCGACGGCGTTCCACGGAGCCTCGACGCCTGTCGCCTCCCGAATCGTCTGATTGGTCGCCGACAGCGGTCGGGTAATTCCGCCCTGGCGAGCGCCACCCTGTTCGTCGGCGTCCCCTGTACCACTGGTCCAGAACACTTGCCGAACGCTGGGTTGCAAGTCGTTCTCGTCTAGCGATCTGTCGTCTGAATATACGCTCGTCGTGAGCAAGAACTCGACGACATCGAGCGCCGCATCACTCATTCCGTGATGCTATTGGCCACACGGCCTTAACGCCGTCGTCACGCACAGATCGTGCACTTCGACCCTGCGAGTCCCACGCAAATTTTGACGTTCTCACACGAACCGGGCGTCAGAACCCGGGAGTGGGCACAATAATTTTCGTCCGTCAGAACGCAGACGAGGTATGAAGGTACTACTGGGTCTCGCCGGGAGCGACGAATCGATCAAGACGCTCCGGCAAACGATCGATCGAACGGCAACCGTCGGTGACGACCTCACCGTCGTCATCGTCGACAAACCCGAATCGAAGCGATCCCAAACGGAGATGCGCGAGCAGGCTGAAACGTTGCTCTCTGAGGCCGGCGTCGACGCGCCGGTCGAGACGCTCGAGGGCGACCCGGGAAGCGCGCTCGTAAACTTCACGGAGCAGGGCGAGTTCGATCAACTGGTCATCGGCGGCGGCACCGTCAGCCCGATGGGGAAGATCAGACTCGGCCCGATCGCCGAGTTCGTGCTGTTGAACGCACCGACGACAGTCAAACTGGTGCGATAACGATGGTGCAAACGCGAGAGTACTCGGACGAACCATCCGGACCGTTTCCGAGGCCGCCCGGTTCCTTCGAGGACGGCGATGGGCGAACGATCGACCTCGAGGCACCGACCGAAGTCGACGACGAGCTGCTCGAGAACTTAGTCGAGATGTACGACGCGTTCGACCCGGTCGACCGCGCACAGGGGATCCCGCCGACGGGCGAAGGGCGGATTCGCAACTGGCTCGAGTCGATCGTCGACATCGGCATCAACGTCATCGCCCGCCACGACGGCGACGCCGTCGGACACGCCACGCTCGTTCCGGATTCGGACGACCCGGAGGCGATCGAAGCGGCCAGCGATATCGAGTGGGAACTCGCGATTTTCGTCCTACAAGACTACCAGCGGGCGGGGATCGGAACCCAGTTGCTAGAGCACCTCCTCGGGCACGCAAACGACCTCGGCATCGAACGCGTCTGGCTTACCGTCGAACGGTGGAACGGCCCCGCGATCGCACTCTACGAGCGGGTCGGGTTCGACCAAACGGGAAGCGAGAGCTTCGAACAGGAGATGACGATCCGACTCGAGTGACTGCAACGCAGTCGAGGGCGACGATTCTATTTTCGCGGTAGAAAGGCTAAAACGGATCAAACCGACAGCACTGGTTGGCTCGCGTATGCGAGCACGTATTCGGCGGCCCTCTCGAGGATATCCGCGTCCGAATCGGTGACCGACTCTCGCGGGAGAACGATGAAGTCCGCGCCGATCGCATCGGCCGCGTCGAGGACGGCGCTCCCGGGGTGGCGCGTCTTCTGTGTCTGTGAAAAGCCGTGGGTCACCGACCGCGAGTACGCGACGTCGGCGTCGTCGGCGAGCTGGGCGATGTCCGCGAGGAAGTCCTGCGTGCTCTCGGCGATGTCGGATTCGTCGACGGTTCCGGCGTCCATCCCGCGGACGACGCCGCGTCCGAGAATGTACAGCGTGTGGACGGACGCGTCGTAGCGATCGGCGACGGCGACGGCGTACTCGGAGGCGGTAGCTGACTCGACACTGCCGTCGACCGGTGCCAGAACGGTATCGACGGTGACGGGATCGCTGGCGTCCATGCTCGTGAGTGTGTACCCGGTCTTCAAAAAGCCACCTCCTGTTTCGCACCCGATCGACCTCACGGTCCGCTGGTGCGCTGCTGTACGTTTATATCGGAGCGGGCGTAACGTCCCCGTATGTTCGAAACGGTCGTCGTCGCAACTGACGGCTCCGAGAGCGTAAAACGTGCCGTCGACGTCGGACTCGACCTCGCGAACCGCTTCGATGCGACGGTTCACGCCCTGTCGATCATCGACGCGGGCGAAGTCGACGCCTCGCCCGAACAGCTCCGCGAGGAACTCGAGACGGCCCTCGAGACGCACGCCGACGCCGCGCTCGCGACCGTCGAAGAACGGGCGTCGCTCGATCTCACGACCGCTATTCGAGAGGGCCGTCCCGCTCGGGAGGTCTGTTCGTACGCGCGCGAGATCGACGCCGACCTCGTCGTGACCGGAACGCGCGGTCGCCACGGCGAGAACCGCCTGCTGCTGGGCAGCGTCGCCGAGCGCGTCGTCCGAACCTCCCCCGTTCCCGTCCTGACCGTTCGACAGCTCGATCCGTCCGACGGCGGGTCGACTGGAGAAGACGCAGTCAGCGCCTGAAAACGCGGTTGGGGTCGAACCCGTTACTCCGAGTGATCATCCGCAGACGGAGCGGACGCCATCGGAATCGCCCGCGCTGCGGTCGCTTTGAACGAGGCGCACAGCGTCTTTCCGACCACGATTTCCAGCGAGTCGACGCTCTCCTCCGTGATGAGCGTCTCGAGTTCGATATCAGCGATCGACTCGGAGCCGGCCGTCGGTTCGCAGGCCCGCTCGAGTTCGAGCGTGACCTTCGCGACCCCCGCGTTCGAGTCGACCGACGAGACCGTGCCGGTGAACCGGTTGCGAAAACTCGTTTCTCCGCCCGTCGACGACTCCTCGGGATCCGAAAGGACGACCGCATCCGAACGAACGCCGACCTGGACGGTCGTCGCGCCCGCCGGAACGAGCGCCACCACGGGGCCGACCGCCGTGTCGACGGTCCCGAGCGTTCCCGTCCGCTCGCGAACCGTTCCCGCGAACACCGACTCGGTCGCGCGAGCGACGCCGTCGAGTTCCGTCCGGTGGCGTTCGAACTGCCGGCGGACCTCGAGCGCCGTCGACGTGAGCTCCGTACCGCCGCCGTCTTTGCCTCCACGGCGACGCTCCGTGAGGTCGCCGAGCGCCCCCTCGAGTTCGACGATCCGCTGCTGGAGGCGGGCGTACGATCGCCCGAGGGCGTCTGCCGCGGCGTGCATCGAGCCGTGTTGATCGATCGCCTCGAGCATCTCGATATCCCGCTGATCGATCGTGACGCCGTCGACGGACAGTTCGGTCTTGTACCCCTTCTCGAGCGTCATTGTGTGTACACCTCGTCCCGTCTCATCAGTACCTCGTCCCGTCTCATCAGTAGATCAGTTCCCCATCGATAAATTGCTGCGTGCGGTCGTCCTCGGGATCTTCGAAGATTCGATCCGTCTCGCCGACTTCGATAATGCCGTCGCCGAGGATCACCGCGACCTGATCGGCGATTCGCCGAGCCTGATTCATATCGTGGGTCGCGATGGCGACGCCGATGCCGCGGTCGCCAGCCTCGCGGACCGCGTTCTCGATCACCGCGGTGTTTCGCGGGTCCAGATCCGAGGTCGGTTCGTCGAGCAGGAGGAAGTCGGGGTCGTACGCCAGCGCCCGGGCGAACGCCACCCGCTGGGCCTCCCCGCCCGAGAGCGAGCCCGCGTGCTGCTCGAGTTTATCCTCGAGCCCGACGGTTTCGAGCGCTTCCATCGCGTCGCTCGTCCCGTTTCGCAGGCCGACGAGGTCCGCGACCTCGCGGCGGAGTCGATCGGCCCACGACCGGCGAACGTGAAGGCCGTACTCGGCGTTTCGTCGAACGCTCGCGTCGAAGAGGCTCGCCTCCTGAAACACCATGCCGATGCGGCGTCGGCATTCGAGGCGGCGCTGAGCGGACGCCCGCCACACGTCGGTGCCGCCGTACTCGAGCGAGCCGTCTCGCGGCGGTTCGAACAGGGCGAGCAGCCGCAAGAGCGTGGTCTTGCCGACGCCTGAAGGACCGATGATAGCGACGACCTCCCCCGGCGGAACTGCGAGCGAGACGTTCTCGAGGATCGTCTCGTCGCCGTAGCCGTGCTCGACGCCGACGGTTTGCAGCGTCATCGGTACCCCCCTTCGTCGCCGCCGAGTCGAACGACGACCGCGTTCACGAGCAAGACGAGCGCGACGAGGATCGCACCGAGGATCATCGCCGTCTCGAAGCGGCCCTGTCTGGCCTCGAGCTGGATCGCCGTCGTCAGCGTTCTGGTCACCGATTCGCCGTCCGCGCTCGCGATGTTCCCGCCGACCATGAGAACGCCGCCGACCTCGCTGATCGCCCGGCCGAAACCCGCGAGAACGGCGGTCGCGAGCCCGTAGCGAGCTTCCTTGATCGTCACGAGAGCGACGTCGACGCGCGTACCGCCCATCGCGAACGCGGCGTCTCTGACTCGCTGTTCGACGCTCGAGACCGCAGCCAGACTCACGCCCGTGATGACCGGGATCGCGAGGACGATCTGGGAGAGGATCATCGCCTCCGTCGTGAAGACGAGCTCGAGCGGGCCGAGCGGGCCCTCGTTCGAGACCGTAAAGAGCACGACGAGGCCGACGACGACGCTCGGAAAGCCCATGCCGGTCGTGATGATCGACGTCAGGAGATGTTTCCCGCGGAAGTCCCGAAATCCGACGAGCAACGCGATCGGAACGCTCACGAGCGTGCTAATAGCTACCGCGGTGAGGCTCACGTACAACGAGACCTCGATGATGCTTCTGATGTAGAGCCACTCGAAGGGGAACTCGGCGACGAGCGGGTCGAACGCGCCGACGATCACGATACCTCCTCGAGTGCGGTCTCGGTCGAATCGTTCGAACTTCGCGGGGAGTACTGCTCGAAATTCGGCTCTTCTGCGAGCGCGTTCGGATAGAAGAGCTGTTCGCCGTCGACGGTATACTCCGCGACGATCTCCTGTCCCCGTTTCCCGGTCAGAAATCCGATGTAGTACATCGCCAGTTCGTACGCCGCGCTGGGTTCGCTCGCGGGATTGACCGCGATGATACCGTAGGGGTTCTCGAGCGCCGGGTCGCCGTCGGTGACCGGCCCGTCGACGAAGCGCTCGAGATCGAGTTGCTCGCGCGTATCGATGAAATTGCCGCGGACGGTGAGCAGGTACGAGTCGCGCTGGTCCGCCTGGACGAGCGTCTCGCCCATCCCCTGGCCCGTCTGGCGGTACCACTCTCCGTTCGGGTCGATCCCGGCGTCGTCCCAGATCTCGCGTTCTTTGATATGCGTGCCGGAGCGATCCCCTCGAGACAAAAACGACGACTCGGTCGACGCAATCCGTTCGAACGCCGTCGCCGCATCGTCGACGGAAGCGATCGCCGCCGGATCGTCCGCGGGACCGGCGATAACGAAATCTCCCACCGCGAAATCGCGGCGGTTGATTCCGTCCCCGGTTCGGATGAACTCGTCCTCGAGCGAGCGAGCGTGGGCCATGACGGCGTCGACGTCACCGCGTTCGCCGGCGGCGATCGTTTCGCCCGTCCCACCCGAAACCGCCCGGACGGTCACGCCGTAGGCCGACTCGAACGCCGAGTGGAGTTCGTCGACCAGTCCCGAATCGTACGTACTCGTGGTGACTGCGACGGTGAGTTTCCCGGATGGGCCGTCCGACGCCGATCGATCCCGACCCAGACAGCCCGCCGACGCCGCCGAAATCCCGACCCCGACGAGAAGCGAGCGGCGTGGTATCTCCATGGAAATCACGGTGCCGGGAGAGCGTATAGACGTTACGGTTTTCGAAACCAGTAGAGATGTCGACTTCGTCAAGATGTAACCTATATAAGTTACGTCAGATCGGACTCGAGTCAGTTTAACTGCTCGTTCGGGGCTCGGTCGAACTGCGGAGTTCGTTCGGCAAGGGTTCGTTCGGCAGGGAGGTGATCGCGTCTCTACGAGCACGCGTATTCACTTCCCTCGGGGCTGATTGTGCCACCGTCGTGGCGTTCGTATCCGGTTCGGGTCGATCAGACGCGATGAATCTCGACGGACCGCGCCGTTACTCCCCATCGCTTGCGCTCCACCCCTCGGGAACGTACTGCTGGAAGTCCGGATCCTCGGAGAGCGCTTGCGGGAAGAACAACTGTTCGCCGTTGGCCGTGAAGTTCTCGATGAGTTTCTGGCCCTCGGGCCCCGTAACGTAGCCGATGTAGGCCATCGCCAGATCGTACTCGACGTTGTCGTGGACAGCTGGGTTGACGGCGACGATTCCGTACGGGTTCTCGAGGAGTTCCGGCCCGCCCTCGATGGGGCCCTGCACGTGAATTTCGAGGTCGAGTTCGTCTTGCATCGAGAGATACGTTCCCCGATCGGAAAGCGTGTACCCGCCCTGTTGGTCGGCGTTTAACAACACATCGCCCATACCGTCCCCAATTTCCTGATACCAGTCGCCGCCGGGCTCGCTCGACGCTTGCTCCCAGATGTTCAACTCTTTGGTGTGTGTACCGGAGTTATCCCCGCGGGAGACGAACGTCGTTCCCGAATCGGCGATCGCATCGAACGCGCCGGTTACGTCCTCGCTGCCCGCAATACCGGCGGGGTCGTCGGCGCTCCCGACGACGACGAAATCGTTGAACATGAGATCTCGGCGGTTCACGCCGTAGCCGTCCTCGAGGAACTCGTCCTCGAGCGAGCGGGCGTGGACCATCACGACGTCGGAATCGCCGCGTTCGGCTGTCTCGAGGGCCGCGCCCGTCCCCTGCGAAACGGTATCGATAGTGACGCCGTATCGCTCCTCGAACGGGAGGTTGATTTCGTCGAGCAAGCCGGTATCGTAGGTGCTCGTCGTCGTCGACACCGTAAGTGTCGTCCCGTTAATTTCCGCGCTGCCATCAGTTTCTTCGTTTCCAAGACAGCCCGCCAGTCCGGCGGCAAGGCCGCCCCCCACTGCAGTGATAAACGTTCGTCGTTGTATCGACATGGATACCACGAAGAACGCCACCCTGAAATAGGTACGGGCAACCAGAAACCACAATCGGTTACCAGACGCCCGTATTAGTAACGGAATATGAGTATCGAAACCATCCCTCGTTACTTCCGGGAGGAGCGTTCATCATTCGCGGCGCTCGAGCGGCGATACCGGCGGGTTCTTCCGATAGCGTCTCTCAACTGACGGTATGTACGAAGATCTCATCGAGAGCGGCGAGTTATCCCTTGCCCGAAAGTCCGTCCTGCCGGGGACGGGGTTTTTCATGCCCGACGACCTCGAGGAGGACCTCGAGGAACAGGAAGCCAAATCAGCGCTCGAGGGCGCGGACGTCGCCGTCGTCGCCGATCCCGACGCCGACGGTCTGGCCTGCGTCGCGCTGTTGCGCGAAATGTACGGCGACGTGCAGAATATTCCAACGCCCGATGAGCGCGGCGAGGGAAGCGATGAGGACGAGTCAGCAGACGACAGCGAGGCGGGTTCCGACGCGGAGGACGACCTTCTCGAGGAGCCGGATCCGACCCCCCACAACGTCGCGCTCGTTCCGGGAAGCCCGCACAATCTCGAGGATTCCCTCCAGCAGGTCGCCGACCACGGCGTCGAGGGAATCGACCTCTACGTCTGTGACCTGTGTCCGGATCGCTACGAGTACGTCGCGGACGAACTCGAGGCGGCCGTCGAAACCGCGAGCAGCGTCGAGTGGTACGACCACCACCAGTGGGACGACGGCGTCGCCCAGTCGGTTCGGGACGCCGGCGTTTCCCTCGTCGTCGGCGACTCCGACGAGGAGTGTACCGCGGACGTCGTCTACCGCTCGCTCGAGTACGAGTTCGACGACAGGTTCGCGGAACTGGCCGCGGTCACCCGCGATCACGACCTCTGGCTCCGCGAGGACCCCCGCAGCGATGACCTCGCGGATTACGCCTACTGGACCGACCCCGCCGAGTACGTCGAGGTCGTCCGCGAGTACGGCGCTGACTTCCCCGAGTGGGTCGAGGCGTACATCGCCGAACGCAGAGTCGAGAAAGAGGCCCTGATCGAGCGGGCCGTCTCCCGCTCGGAACTTCGGGAGGTCGGCGGCTACACCGTCGGCATCACCTACGGCCGGTGCTCGCAGAACGAAGTTGCCGAAGCCATGCGGGAACAGGGTGCCGACGCCTCCATCATCGTCAAACCCGCCGGCTCGGCGTCGATCCGCGGGACCGACGAATTCGACCGCTGTCACGAGGTCGCCGGAAAGGTAAACGGCGGCGGCCACCCGAAAGCCGCGGGCTGCAAACCCGACATCTACGACGACATGCTCGACTACGCCAACCACTGGACGACTCGAGGATCGGTCGCCAAACAGGTCATTCTAGACGCGTTCGGTGCCGTCGTCGACGAGGAAACGCAAGAAGCGAGCGAAACAGCCGACTGACGCGACCGGGACCAACTGGCGGGACCAAGCGGAAGACGACTCCCTACTCTCGAGCGAAAAAACGGATCACGAGCTGTAGGACGTGGACGAAGACGCCGGCGACGGCGACGTAGACGCCGATAGTCTGGACCCCGACGGACATGTCGCGACGGTCCCGGAGACGCCAGATCTCCCAGCCGAGTCGCAGGACGAATCCGAGGAAGATCAGGACGAAACCGACCAGCAAGACCGGCTCGAAGAAGGTCCCGACGGCGACGGCGATCACCCCGCCGATAAACGAGTAGGTGGCGTACGATCCCCAGTGGTCGAACGATTTCGAGCGCGCGTAGACGTACCCCGCGACGAGCGCGGTCAAAATCGCGACGATGACCGCCGTCACGCCGAGAACCGTGAGTCGACTCTCGGCCGGAACGAACGAAAGGACGCCCGCGCCGAACACGCCGAACGCGAACTGCAGGATCACCATGCCGACGAAGGCGATGCCGAAGCTACCGCCCTCGACCCCCCGTTCGGCGATCAGTTCCCCGCCCGTGATCGCCACGCCGTAGACGATCACCCCGATGATCGGTGCCTGAAACAGCGTCTCGTTGATCGCCGCAAGCGGCGTCTCGGCCACTGCGGCCATCAGGGCGACGTTGATCGCCATCAGCACGCTCGCCCCGCCGATCACGCGAGCTTCGCGACTCGAGATGCCGAATCCACGGCCCGTTTCGTGCGGCGTTTCGACGGAACTCATAGGCGATCAAACCATACTGGGACGCAAAAAGCTGCCCCCTCAAGGTGATTCAAAAATGCCGACTCGCTCGTTACGGTTCCGCGGTCCAGCGATCCGAGTACGCCGTCCCACAGTCGCACTTCGCGTACGCGTGGACGACGTCTCCCTCGGCGTACAGCCCGCCGACGTCCTCGTTTTGCTCCTCGGCGAACGCGAACACGAACTGGACGCCGTGGTCTGTGGACTCGTCCGCGTCGCCTCCGCCATCGGAGTCGCCCTCCTCGGGGCAGACGCCATCGGTCAGGTCGTCGTCGATCTGACTCTCGGTCGCCATCGCCGATTTGGCGAAGGCCATCGCGTCCGTCCCCGTCGCGGCCTTGAACGCGTTTCGGCCGCTCTCGCCGTCGACGACGATCAGGACGCCGCCCTCGACCGGCTCGCCGAACTGCTCGAGGCGGTCGTCCTCGACGTAGGAATCGGCCAGAAACAAGGCGACGTCGTCGGGGCGCTCGCCCGCCAGAAACTCCGCGCGTGGATCACTCATGGCTCGACAACCGGTCTCGAGCGGCAAAAAGACCGTCATTGATCGCCAGCGGGCGAGCGCGTACCCGGCCTCGAGCATGTCCGAAAAGTTAAGAGAATCCAGTCAGTAGCAATTGCCATGGACGAGGATGTCGTCGCGGATATCACCGGTCGCTTCATCTTGAGCAACGGTGGTGAGAACGCGGGCAAACCCCTCGAGGGGCGGATCATCATGACCGAAAAGCGGGTCGTGCTCGCAACGGGGCAGACGAAAGAAACGGTCCCGTTGTCGAAAGTCATCGACGTGAACGTCGGGACGGTCCCCCAGCACGTCAAGCGCTTCTTCGGAGACACCGCGACGATCGGCTATCGAACCGACGACGGAACCCAGAGCGCGGTCATCGAAAGCTCCGACGAGAAGGTCGAGAAATTCGTCGCGATTCTCTTTCGCTGTCTGCTCAACGGCCAGAAAGTCGCCGTGAAACACCCGGCGCGGGTCGGCGGGCGAATCAAAGACACGAGCGTCGTCGTGGGGAAACTCCGCGTCAAGGACAGACAGGTCGAGGTGAAGACGAAATCCAGCGGCTTCGGTATCGACGTGGCGACGGTGATGAACATCGGCCGAACGAACAAGATCGGCGACAGCGACGACCGGGTGACGCTGGTCGTCAAACACACCGACCAGGAGTCGGGGCTGACACAGACCACGCAGATCGCGCCGGCCAAGAGCCAGTACGTGAATCTGCTCGCGCGATACTTCAGGCTCGAGTACGACGAGGTCCGCGAGGAGGTCGAGGAGATCGAACTAACCAATCCCGAAAAACGAGTGCTCGTCGGCGTTCACGCCACGGGCGGCGACATCGATTTCACGAATATGCTCGACGGCGACCCGGCCTACGTGACGAACGTCCTGAACTCGGTTCGGAACAAACAACTGGTCGTCGAGAACGGCGACGGACTCTCGCTGACGCCCCAGGGGCGCATCGTCGTCAGCCAGCGGATCGAAGACGTCAACGCCTGAAAGCGGCTTCAGGCGCGAGATCGGCCGCTCGAGTTCGAGAGCGGTCTCGAGTGCGGACGGCGCGTCGGGGACATCCTCAGAAATCGCTTTTTCTCCCCAGCGGACCCACCAACGACGTTTCAAACTGATGTCGACGGCGTCAGAACGGGTCGACGTAGAACAGGGGCCGGCGGCGTCAGACGAATCGACGGGAAAACAGGAGTCGACGGCGTCAGAACAGGTCGTTCGGATCGACTTCCGTGTTACCGGAGTTCTCGATGAGAATCTCGTCTAAGGCCTCCTCGAGTTCGTCCCGGCGCGGCAGGGCGAGCATCTGGCAGGTGAACACCCGATCGCTGTCCGTTTCGATGCTCGAGTCGAGCAAGAACGCGTGGTCGTCGGTCTGGGCGATCTGGGCGATGATCGGGCTCATGATCGACGAGCCGATATCCGCGACGAACTTCGGCGGCGAGTGTTTGATCTCCGCGTTCAACACGTTCGCCCAGCCGTCGATGAACCCGCTGGTCATGATGTTGCCCAGTTCCTGAAGGGCACCCTGTTCCATCTCGCCCCACTCGCCTTCGGTCTCCATCGGTACGAGCGAGTCGACGACCGCCCGTCCGGAGGGCTGATCGAAGAGGATGATCAGATAGCCGCTGAGTTTGCCCGTAAACTCCATGACGGTCCCGACGTAGCGTTTGGTGCCGACCTCCGCCGGAATGTCCTCGAGCGGGACGAGACTCAGCCGGCTAATGTTGACGCTCGTCTCGATGCCCGTCATCGAAGTGATGTTCGAGGCCGATTTCTCCGCCCCCTCCTTGGTCATCTCGTTGAACACCTCGAGTTTCTCGAAGGAGATGCTGGTGTCGGCCTGGGGCTCGAGGGCGGTCTCGAGGGAAGCCTGGTCCGGAACGAGCAGGATCCGGAAGTCGACGGGTTCGTTGACGCCGCCGCGGGAGGCTTCGACGCGACTGCGAAAGACCAGCAGGTGGCTGTCGCCCTCCGTCGCGGATCGTGGCAGGACTTCCGTTCCGGTCCCCTCGATGTAGCTCGGAGGCGAACTCTTGATCTTGGTGTTGAGGTGGTTGGCCCAGCCATCGATGAACCCGCTGGTCATGATGTTGCCGACCTCTTTGATGCTGCTCTTTTTCATCTCGGGGTCGTCGGCCGGGACGAGCACGTCCGTCACCGCAGTGCGGGCCTGCTCGTCGAACGCGAGGACTGTCTCCCCGCGGATTTCGCCCGACAGGTCGATGCTGACGCCCGCGTACTCGTTACCGATGAACTCGTACTGCAGATCGGCCGGGGACATCAACGAGACATCCGTCACTTCGACGCGCGTGCTGATTCCCGTCAGCTGTGAAAGTGATTTAACGGCCGACTGTGCGCCGTCGTGAGCGAGTTTGTTGTACGTCTCCAGGGCTCGAATATCGATTTCCATGGAATATTACCCGGCCGTGATGCTGTTGACTTCCTCGAGTACGCTCTCTTTCTGGAACGGCTTCGTGATGTAGCCGTCCGCGCCCGCTTTGATCGAGTCTTTCATCTGTTCTGCCTGCTCGACGCTCGTACACATGACGACGGTCGCGTCCGGGTCGAGATCCGTGATCTCGTCGGTCGCTTCGATCCCGTCTTTGATCGGCATGACGATGTCCATGAAGGCGATATCCGGCTGTTCCTGCTGATACAACTCGACGGCTTCGACGCCGTTTTCGGCCTCCCCGACGATGTTGTGCTCCTCCTCGAGAATTTCCCGGAGCAGATCCCGCATGAATCCGGAATCGTCCGTAATTAGTACGTCCATAAGCGGTTCGACACACTCAGCTTACTTAATAAAATTGGCCGTCGTTCCGCGAGAATTCCGAGGGCGATCGGGAGAACAGCTGAGACGAACTACTATCCTCAGAGGTACTCGCAGTTATATACGTCCCGGGAGGTCTGAACGATCGCCGT contains the following coding sequences:
- a CDS encoding LysR family transcriptional regulator; protein product: MTLEKGYKTELSVDGVTIDQRDIEMLEAIDQHGSMHAAADALGRSYARLQQRIVELEGALGDLTERRRGGKDGGGTELTSTALEVRRQFERHRTELDGVARATESVFAGTVRERTGTLGTVDTAVGPVVALVPAGATTVQVGVRSDAVVLSDPEESSTGGETSFRNRFTGTVSSVDSNAGVAKVTLELERACEPTAGSESIADIELETLITEESVDSLEIVVGKTLCASFKATAARAIPMASAPSADDHSE
- a CDS encoding GNAT family N-acetyltransferase; protein product: MVQTREYSDEPSGPFPRPPGSFEDGDGRTIDLEAPTEVDDELLENLVEMYDAFDPVDRAQGIPPTGEGRIRNWLESIVDIGINVIARHDGDAVGHATLVPDSDDPEAIEAASDIEWELAIFVLQDYQRAGIGTQLLEHLLGHANDLGIERVWLTVERWNGPAIALYERVGFDQTGSESFEQEMTIRLE
- a CDS encoding substrate-binding domain-containing protein, with product MEIPRRSLLVGVGISAASAGCLGRDRSASDGPSGKLTVAVTTSTYDSGLVDELHSAFESAYGVTVRAVSGGTGETIAAGERGDVDAVMAHARSLEDEFIRTGDGINRRDFAVGDFVIAGPADDPAAIASVDDAATAFERIASTESSFLSRGDRSGTHIKEREIWDDAGIDPNGEWYRQTGQGMGETLVQADQRDSYLLTVRGNFIDTREQLDLERFVDGPVTDGDPALENPYGIIAVNPASEPSAAYELAMYYIGFLTGKRGQEIVAEYTVDGEQLFYPNALAEEPNFEQYSPRSSNDSTETALEEVS
- a CDS encoding universal stress protein — protein: MDASDPVTVDTVLAPVDGSVESATASEYAVAVADRYDASVHTLYILGRGVVRGMDAGTVDESDIAESTQDFLADIAQLADDADVAYSRSVTHGFSQTQKTRHPGSAVLDAADAIGADFIVLPRESVTDSDADILERAAEYVLAYASQPVLSV
- a CDS encoding amino acid ABC transporter ATP-binding protein: MTLQTVGVEHGYGDETILENVSLAVPPGEVVAIIGPSGVGKTTLLRLLALFEPPRDGSLEYGGTDVWRASAQRRLECRRRIGMVFQEASLFDASVRRNAEYGLHVRRSWADRLRREVADLVGLRNGTSDAMEALETVGLEDKLEQHAGSLSGGEAQRVAFARALAYDPDFLLLDEPTSDLDPRNTAVIENAVREAGDRGIGVAIATHDMNQARRIADQVAVILGDGIIEVGETDRIFEDPEDDRTQQFIDGELIY
- a CDS encoding universal stress protein, which translates into the protein MFETVVVATDGSESVKRAVDVGLDLANRFDATVHALSIIDAGEVDASPEQLREELETALETHADAALATVEERASLDLTTAIREGRPAREVCSYAREIDADLVVTGTRGRHGENRLLLGSVAERVVRTSPVPVLTVRQLDPSDGGSTGEDAVSA
- a CDS encoding ABC transporter permease gives rise to the protein MIVGAFDPLVAEFPFEWLYIRSIIEVSLYVSLTAVAISTLVSVPIALLVGFRDFRGKHLLTSIITTGMGFPSVVVGLVVLFTVSNEGPLGPLELVFTTEAMILSQIVLAIPVITGVSLAAVSSVEQRVRDAAFAMGGTRVDVALVTIKEARYGLATAVLAGFGRAISEVGGVLMVGGNIASADGESVTRTLTTAIQLEARQGRFETAMILGAILVALVLLVNAVVVRLGGDEGGYR
- a CDS encoding universal stress protein, whose protein sequence is MKVLLGLAGSDESIKTLRQTIDRTATVGDDLTVVIVDKPESKRSQTEMREQAETLLSEAGVDAPVETLEGDPGSALVNFTEQGEFDQLVIGGGTVSPMGKIRLGPIAEFVLLNAPTTVKLVR
- a CDS encoding ATP-binding protein — its product is MSDAALDVVEFLLTTSVYSDDRSLDENDLQPSVRQVFWTSGTGDADEQGGARQGGITRPLSATNQTIREATGVEAPWNAVGDLMFTDRDEFSGTVSLTQRDMAEDWFADRASDERVLENPTLAKHFEDHEDLDVDHEEARERNRPIQADRVWIDGLLEEYFDEEEDDDMLDLVEIRAPEEVDITLDDLVLTESQEDEIDKIAKAIEHRDYLANIGLREIGKLLFVGPPGTGKTSTAQALARDMDLPFVEVKLSMITSQYLGETAKNVDKTFEVAKRLSPCILFIDEFDSVAKTRRSDEHAALKRAVNTLLKSIDNISLIQDDVLLIGATNHPDQLDAAAWRRFDEIVNFPKPDSRMRSDILQVITSTMDIEEFDPGVIAEATEGLTGSDLRMVLREAVLEALTENRRELTQGDLLNAVEEFEERDNLKNMDMIDGDHDALVAGGDIGGGDSSGGEDDHDHAHTHDHSHD